In Hyla sarda isolate aHylSar1 chromosome 9, aHylSar1.hap1, whole genome shotgun sequence, the following proteins share a genomic window:
- the LOC130291529 gene encoding BTB/POZ domain-containing protein KCTD12-like isoform X5 has protein sequence MTASGAHRILCLRTTPMAFQDNTSCTKQTNEDPFFPDIIELNVGGQVYITRYLTLVAIRGSLLWEMFSQKNVQPLARDSKGRFFLDRDGFLFRYVLDYLRDHQLVLPDHFPERRRLQREAEYFKLPELVKLLVSKVDKQNSIGDDTIQSYSQEQSPNIEVAKNLTFVNALAPNFETQSTLPDLEGSGFITIGYHGSYTLGRDNQSDSKFKRIARIMVCGKTSLVNDVFGETLNESKDPDQPLEIYTSRFCLKCNFLEQAFDRLADAGFHMMGCNSTGTCGFAHDQADDKILTTYTEYIFYRE, from the coding sequence ATGGCTTTTCAAGACAACACAAGTTGTACAAAACAAACAAATGAAGATCCCTTCTTTCCAGACATCATAGAATTAAATGTTGGTGGCCAAGTCTATATAACACGTTATCTTACTTTGGTTGCTATTCGTGGATCACTCTTATGGGAGATGTTCTCACAGAAGAATGTCCAGCCTTTGGCCAGGGATAGCAAGGGTCGCTTCTTCTTAGATCGTGATGGATTTCTTTTTCGATATGTGTTAGATTACTTAAGAGATCATCAATTGGTTCTTCCTGATCATTTTCCTGAAAGAAGACGACTTCAAAGAGAAGCTGAGTACTTTAAACTTCCAGAGTTAGTAAAACTCTTAGTGTCAAAGGTGGATAAGCAGAACTCTATTGGTGATGATACAATTCAAAGTTATTCTCAAGAACAGTCGCCTAACATTGAAGTTGCCAAAAATCTCACATTTGTTAATGCTCTTGCACCAAATTTTGAGACTCAATCAACACTCCCAGACCTAGAGGGGTCTGGTTTCATCACTATTGGCTATCATGGGTCTTATACATTGGGCAGAGACAATCAATCAGATTCTAAATTTAAAAGGATTGCAAGAATAATGGTCTGTGGTAAGACCTCCCTGGTTAACGATGTTTTTGGTGAAACACTAAATGAGAGTAAAGATCCTGATCAACCTCTTGAAATATATACCTCAAGGTTCTGCCTGAAATGTAACTTTTTGGAACAAGCATTTGATAGGTTGGCAGATGCTGGGTTTCATATGATGGGCTGCAACTCTACTGGAACATGCGGCTTTGCTCATGATCAAGCAGATGACAAGATCTTGACTACTTACACTGAATATATTTTCTACCGTGAGTGA